CCGCCGATCTGGACTCCGCGCGCCTTCGCCAGCCATGCGGCAGGGCAGCAAGACCTGCGCCCGGCCCTGATCCTCGGCAACGAGCGGGTCGGCCTGCCCAATACGATCGTCGAAGGCTGCAATGTGCTGATCAACATTCCGGCCAACCCTGAGTATTCGTCACTGAACCTGGCGCAGGCGGCGCAGGTGTTGGCCTATGAATGCCGGATGGCGGCCATTGGCGAGATGGGCGAGGCCGGCGGCGCGGTGCCCGAGCGCGGCGTGGGTTTCCATGGCGACGCCGCCAGCGTGGTCCAGGTCGACGGCATGTACGCGCACCTCGAACAGGCGCTGGTGGCGATTGGCTTCCTGGATGCGAATAATCCAAAGAAACTGATGCCGCGCCTGAAGCGCCTGTTTGCGCGCACCGGCCTCGAAACCGAAGAAGTCAACATTTTGCGCGGCATCGCCAGCGAGATCATCAAGCGCGTGCCGCCCGCGTAAGCCCGCATGGGAGCATCCCGACCACTATTTTCGAACGCCGCTGGCGTGAGCGCGCGCGGGCTGCTGCGCCTGGTCCTGGTGTTGCAGGCGCTGGCCGCGCTCGGGATCGGCGTGGCGGCCATCTCGGTATTCGGGGCCACGCGCTGGCAGGCTTTCGGCGCTGGCCTGGGGGGCGTGCTGCTGGTGCGCCTGCTCATCAATGCCAACAATTTCTTCATGAGCGCGCGCCATGCCAGCCCCACCCCGGCCGAGTTCGAGCTCGGCATCGCGGCGCGCCTGCGCATGTTCCTTGAGGAGTTTGCGGCCAGCATGCTGCAGTCGTCCTGGACCATGCCGCTGGCGCGCCCCCTGACACGCATTTATCGCGGCTCGGGCGCGCCGCCGGTATTGCTGCTGCATGGCTACGGCTGCAACAGCGGCTACTGGTCGCGCCTGACGCCCTTGCTCGATGCGGCGCGGATCAGCCATGCGGCGGTCGACCTCGAGCCACTGACGGGCGACATCGATGCCTATGCACCGCTGGTCGAGCAGGCAGTGGACGCGCTGCGGGCCGCGACCGGGGCGCAGCAAGTGGCGATCGTCGCCCACAGCATGGGCGGGCTGGTGGCGCGCGCCTGGATGCGGGCGTGCGGCACCGGCAAGGTGGCGCGCGTGATCACGCTTGGCACGCCGCACCATGGCACCTGCCTGGCCGCCTTCGGAATCGGCCTGAACGCCGCCCAGATGCGGCGCGCGCGACAGGACGAATTGCCCGAATGCGCCTGGCTGCGCGCGCTGGCCGCCAGCGAGGATGGCCCTAAACGCGCGCTGCTCACCTCGATCTACAGCCACCAAGACAACATCATCTCGCCGCAGACCTCGAGCGAACTGCCCGGCGCGCGCAATATTGCCTTCGGCGGAGTGGGCCATGTGGCGCTCGGACGCAACCGGCAGGTGCTCGAGCGCGTGATGCATGAACTCTCGGCCATGGGAGAAGGATAGGCATTCCTGTCCCTGCAGCGGCCATGCTACAGTGAGCACAACGCCGTAACCGGAGCGCCGACTTGGCCCGTATCCTGATCATCGAAGACAATCGCGCCAACGTCGAGCTGATGGCGTTTTTGCTCACCGCCTACGGCCATAGCGCGCAATCGGAACCCGACGGGGCACGCGGCATTGCCGCCGCCCGCGCCCGGCGCCCCGACCTGATCGCCTGCGACGTCAACCTGCCCGGCATGAATGGCTTCGCCGTGGTCGCGGCGCTCAAGGCCGACGCTGCACTGGCCGACGTGCCGGTACTGGCCGTGACTGCGCTGGCCATGGCCGGCGACCGCGAAAAAGTGCTGGCCGCCGGCTTCGACGGCTATATCGGCAAGCCCATCGAACCGGACAGTTTCGTGACCGAGCTCGAAGCCTTCCTGCCTGCCAGCGCTCCTGCGGCACCGCTGCCGCCGCCCGCACCGCATGCCGCACAGTACCCCACGCCGGCCCTGCAGCAAGAGTCGACCCCAACACCAGCTGCGCAACCGACCATCCTGCTGGTGGACGACGATCCTTTCATGCTGGCGGTGCTGGCCGAGATGCTCACGGACGAACCCTGGCGCGTACTGAGCGCGGCATCGGGTCCGGAGGCGCTGGCCCTGCTCGGGCGCGAGCCGGTCGAGGTAATCCTGTGTGATCAATCGATGCCTGGCATGAGCGGCACCGAGGTGCTGGCGCAGGTGGCGCGCGACTATCCGCGCACCGCGCGCCTGATGCTCACCGGCCAGCAAGACCTGGCCGACATCGACGCCGCCCTGCGCGCCGGCTTCGCCGATGCGCACTA
Above is a genomic segment from Massilia sp. H6 containing:
- a CDS encoding RNA methyltransferase, with the translated sequence MNPTEINTSLFKRLRIVLVETSRAGNLGSVARAMKTMGFSDLVLVTPRCADPLNDPEAVAFASGALDVLQGARIVGSLQQALEGCNFAAAVSARLREFSPPIWTPRAFASHAAGQQDLRPALILGNERVGLPNTIVEGCNVLINIPANPEYSSLNLAQAAQVLAYECRMAAIGEMGEAGGAVPERGVGFHGDAASVVQVDGMYAHLEQALVAIGFLDANNPKKLMPRLKRLFARTGLETEEVNILRGIASEIIKRVPPA
- a CDS encoding triacylglycerol lipase, encoding MGASRPLFSNAAGVSARGLLRLVLVLQALAALGIGVAAISVFGATRWQAFGAGLGGVLLVRLLINANNFFMSARHASPTPAEFELGIAARLRMFLEEFAASMLQSSWTMPLARPLTRIYRGSGAPPVLLLHGYGCNSGYWSRLTPLLDAARISHAAVDLEPLTGDIDAYAPLVEQAVDALRAATGAQQVAIVAHSMGGLVARAWMRACGTGKVARVITLGTPHHGTCLAAFGIGLNAAQMRRARQDELPECAWLRALAASEDGPKRALLTSIYSHQDNIISPQTSSELPGARNIAFGGVGHVALGRNRQVLERVMHELSAMGEG
- a CDS encoding response regulator, whose amino-acid sequence is MARILIIEDNRANVELMAFLLTAYGHSAQSEPDGARGIAAARARRPDLIACDVNLPGMNGFAVVAALKADAALADVPVLAVTALAMAGDREKVLAAGFDGYIGKPIEPDSFVTELEAFLPASAPAAPLPPPAPHAAQYPTPALQQESTPTPAAQPTILLVDDDPFMLAVLAEMLTDEPWRVLSAASGPEALALLGREPVEVILCDQSMPGMSGTEVLAQVARDYPRTARLMLTGQQDLADIDAALRAGFADAHYAKPVSASTLRASLRKGVALQRARAAD